ATCAATGTCAACATTGCCATCTAGGTCTTTGTCCCAGAACACGGTGACAGTAGCTTCGTCACAATCGTGAGTCACAAAAGCGTTTTCAGTGATCTGCCCGCGAATCGTAGCCGCTTCTTGGGTTTGATTAATATGTAGGACAGGCTTGAGCTTGTACGTGGGCGGTTGCTGCCCAGTCACCACGATGGATCGGCTCAGGTCGAAATCGAGAGTGATATCCACTGCTCCGCCGCCTTCCACCTGGAAGTCAAACTGTGTATCGGTCTTCAGGTTTCCCGAAGGAACGTCCAGTGAATGGGCCTTTGTATCAGTTATCAATTGCGCACTACTCACCACAATCCGGATCTGAGTGTATTTCCCAGGTTCGAGGCTAACCGGTGGAACAAGCTCCGTCGTTTTGCCTTGTTGGAACTTGAGCAGGTCAATTGTATAAGGTTCCTGGGCCAAGGGCAGGGTAGTCCATCCTTCACCCGCTTTGTGAACGTGTACTTCTTCGAAGGTAACAAGAACGCTCTCAGTATTTTCAGGGAGAACCGGCTTGGCATCTGTCACGTTTAGAGAAAAGGTCCCTAAATCTCCAGAATCGCTG
The nucleotide sequence above comes from Deltaproteobacteria bacterium. Encoded proteins:
- a CDS encoding DUF4382 domain-containing protein; translated protein: MRRQIFIPFFLICLICLPLTAFFVGCGGGGGSGSSDSGDLGTFSLNVTDAKPVLPENTESVLVTFEEVHVHKAGEGWTTLPLAQEPYTIDLLKFQQGKTTELVPPVSLEPGKYTQIRIVVSSAQLITDTKAHSLDVPSGNLKTDTQFDFQVEGGGAVDITLDFDLSRSIVVTGQQPPTYKLKPVLHINQTQEAATIRGQITENAFVTHDCDEATVTVFWDKDLDGNVDIDHSEDEVYTQVVVAGNGPATFSIFWLVPEQGYIVQFEMDGNNEDPEFEETLSPGDLPAGAVYDLDPY